One window of Paenibacillus albicereus genomic DNA carries:
- the rplD gene encoding 50S ribosomal protein L4 — MPKVAIFNVSGSQVGDIELSEHVFGIEPNSHVLHSAVLLQQAAERAGTHKTKGRSEVRGGGRKPWKQKGTGRARQGSIRSPQWVGGGTVFGPTPRSYSFKLPKKVRRLAIRSALSSKVIASELIVLDQLSFEAPKTKEFKAVLNNLKVGRKALVVTAEFENNVALSARNIPGVKFVAADGINVLDVLSHDQLIITKDAVEKVQEVLA, encoded by the coding sequence ATGCCTAAAGTAGCTATCTTCAACGTGAGCGGCTCCCAAGTCGGCGACATCGAGCTTTCCGAGCATGTCTTCGGCATCGAGCCTAACTCGCATGTCCTGCATAGCGCCGTTCTGCTTCAGCAAGCAGCCGAGCGCGCTGGCACGCACAAGACGAAAGGACGCTCCGAAGTACGCGGCGGCGGACGCAAGCCTTGGAAACAAAAAGGCACCGGCCGTGCTCGTCAGGGTTCGATCCGCTCCCCGCAATGGGTTGGCGGCGGCACTGTCTTCGGACCGACTCCGCGCAGCTACAGCTTCAAGCTGCCTAAGAAAGTTCGCCGTCTGGCGATCCGTTCGGCACTGTCTTCCAAAGTCATCGCAAGCGAGCTGATCGTTCTGGATCAACTGAGCTTCGAAGCTCCGAAGACGAAGGAATTCAAAGCCGTGCTGAACAACCTCAAAGTCGGCCGCAAAGCGCTCGTCGTTACGGCTGAATTCGAGAACAACGTGGCTCTGTCCGCCCGCAATATCCCTGGCGTGAAGTTCGTCGCAGCTGATGGCATCAATGTTCTGGATGTGCTGTCGCACGACCAACTCATCATCACCAAGGATGCGGTCGAGAAAGTACAGGAGGTGCTTGCGTAA
- the rpoC gene encoding DNA-directed RNA polymerase subunit beta' → MLDVNNFEYMKIGLASPEKIRSWSRGEVKKPETINYRTLKPEKEGLFCEKIFGPTKDWECHCGKYKRVRYKGVVCDRCGVEVTRAKVRRERMGHIELAAPVSHIWYFKGIPSRMGLALDMSPRSLEEIIYFASYVVTDPGETPLEKKQLLSEKEYRSYREKYGYGFHAGMGAEAVKKLLQDIDVERELDQLKEELRTAQGQRRNRAIKRLEVIEAFRHSGNKPDWMILDVLPVIPPELRPMVQLDGGRFATSDLNDLYRRVINRNNRLKRLLDLGAPDIIVQNEKRMLQEAVDALIDNGRRGRPVTGPGNRPLKSLSHMLKGKQGRFRQNLLGKRVDYSGRSVIVVGPNLKMYQCGLPKEMALELFKPFVMKELVNKGLAHNIKSAKRKVERVSAEVWDVLEEVIKEHPVLLNRAPTLHRLGIQAFEPILVEGKAIKLHPLVCTAYNADFDGDQMAVHVPLSAEAQAEARLLMLAAGNILNPKDGKPVVTPSQDMVLGSFYLTMDNKEALGSGSVFGTVNEAISAYQRGIVSLHARIFIPAKVLRKDAFTEEQNRSLISTTVGKVIFNEIFPSSFPYINEATKTNLMDGTPDKYFVYEKGADLNSFLENVPQMGAVGKEYLGLLIAECFRLYHTTRTSIILDKIKELGFTYSTRAGITVAVSDVIVPPEKVEILKESDEKVKIVTNQYRRGLITNEERYDRVIEIWSKTKDQITDILMKSMDRYNSIMLMVDSKARGNKSQITQLGGMRGLMANPSGRIIELPIKSNFREGLTVLEYYISTHGARKGLADTALRTADSGYLTRRLVDVAQDVIVREDDCGTDKGITVSKIQDGKEVIEDLFDRIEGRYSFETVRHPETGEVIVARNDLIDATKADAIVNAGIEKLQIRSVLSCRARHGVCKICYGRNLATGKHVEIGEAVGIIAAQSIGEPGTQLTMRTFHTGGVAGDDITQGLPRIQELFEARNPKGQAIISELDGVVKSIRETKDRREIEVQGEAESKVYPVSYGSRIRVIEGQHLEAGDELTDGSIDPKEMLRIKGIRGVQNYILQEVQRVYRNQGVEINDKHVEVMIKQMLRKIRIVDAGDTKLLPGAFVDVHEYEAANREVLLSGREPAVAKPVLLGITKASLETDSFLSAASFQETTRVLTDAAIKGKVDQLLGLKENVIIGKLIPAGTGMNRYRSIRFVGQEDEIETTGEEVGESVAVES, encoded by the coding sequence TTGTTGGACGTGAACAACTTCGAGTACATGAAGATCGGCCTCGCATCGCCGGAAAAGATTCGCTCTTGGTCCCGCGGAGAAGTCAAGAAGCCGGAGACCATTAACTATAGGACGCTCAAGCCGGAGAAAGAAGGTCTTTTCTGCGAGAAGATCTTCGGACCGACCAAGGACTGGGAATGCCACTGCGGCAAGTACAAGCGCGTCCGCTACAAAGGCGTCGTCTGCGACCGCTGCGGCGTCGAAGTGACGCGCGCCAAGGTGCGCCGCGAGCGCATGGGCCATATCGAGCTCGCCGCTCCGGTATCCCACATCTGGTACTTCAAAGGCATCCCGAGCCGGATGGGGCTGGCGCTCGACATGTCGCCCCGTTCGCTCGAGGAGATCATCTACTTCGCCAGCTACGTCGTCACCGATCCGGGCGAGACGCCGCTGGAGAAGAAGCAGCTGCTCTCCGAGAAGGAATACCGCAGCTACCGCGAGAAGTACGGCTACGGCTTCCATGCCGGCATGGGCGCCGAGGCGGTCAAGAAGCTGCTTCAGGACATCGACGTGGAACGCGAGCTGGACCAGCTGAAGGAAGAGCTGCGCACGGCCCAAGGCCAGCGCCGCAACCGCGCCATCAAGCGCCTGGAAGTCATCGAGGCGTTCCGCCACTCCGGCAACAAGCCGGACTGGATGATCCTTGACGTGCTCCCGGTCATCCCGCCGGAGCTTCGTCCGATGGTCCAGCTCGACGGTGGACGCTTCGCGACCTCCGACCTCAACGACCTGTACCGCCGGGTCATCAACCGCAACAACCGTCTGAAGCGCCTGCTCGACCTGGGCGCGCCGGACATCATCGTGCAGAACGAGAAGCGGATGCTGCAGGAAGCCGTCGATGCCCTCATCGACAACGGCCGCCGCGGCCGCCCGGTCACCGGACCGGGCAACCGTCCGCTCAAATCGCTCAGCCACATGCTGAAGGGCAAGCAAGGCCGTTTCCGGCAGAACCTGCTCGGCAAGCGCGTCGACTACTCCGGCCGTTCGGTTATCGTCGTCGGCCCGAACCTGAAGATGTACCAGTGCGGCCTCCCGAAAGAGATGGCGCTGGAGCTGTTCAAGCCTTTCGTCATGAAGGAGCTCGTGAACAAAGGCCTCGCGCACAACATCAAGAGCGCGAAGCGCAAAGTCGAGCGCGTCAGCGCCGAGGTCTGGGATGTGCTCGAGGAAGTCATCAAGGAGCATCCGGTCCTGCTGAACCGCGCCCCTACGCTTCACCGTCTCGGCATCCAGGCGTTCGAGCCGATCCTTGTCGAAGGCAAGGCGATCAAGCTTCATCCGCTCGTATGTACGGCCTACAACGCCGACTTCGACGGCGACCAGATGGCCGTCCACGTGCCGCTGTCCGCCGAGGCTCAAGCCGAAGCGCGCCTGCTCATGCTGGCCGCCGGCAACATCCTCAACCCGAAGGACGGCAAGCCGGTCGTCACGCCTTCGCAGGATATGGTCCTGGGCTCCTTCTATCTGACGATGGACAACAAGGAAGCTCTCGGCTCCGGCTCCGTGTTCGGCACGGTCAACGAAGCGATCTCCGCGTATCAGCGCGGCATCGTCTCGCTGCATGCGCGCATCTTCATTCCGGCCAAGGTGCTTCGTAAGGACGCCTTCACGGAAGAGCAGAACCGCTCGCTCATCTCGACGACGGTCGGCAAGGTCATCTTCAACGAGATCTTCCCGAGCTCGTTCCCGTACATCAACGAGGCGACCAAGACCAACCTGATGGATGGAACGCCGGATAAATATTTCGTCTACGAAAAAGGCGCGGACCTGAACTCGTTCCTGGAGAACGTGCCGCAGATGGGCGCTGTCGGCAAAGAGTATCTCGGCCTGCTCATCGCCGAATGCTTCCGCCTGTACCATACGACGCGGACGTCCATAATCCTCGACAAGATCAAGGAGCTTGGCTTCACCTACTCCACCCGCGCGGGCATCACGGTCGCCGTCTCCGACGTCATCGTGCCGCCGGAGAAGGTCGAGATCCTCAAGGAATCCGACGAGAAGGTCAAAATCGTCACGAATCAGTACCGCCGCGGCCTGATTACGAACGAAGAGCGCTACGACCGCGTCATCGAGATTTGGAGCAAGACGAAGGACCAGATCACGGATATCCTCATGAAATCGATGGACCGCTACAACTCCATCATGCTCATGGTCGATTCCAAGGCGCGGGGTAACAAATCGCAGATTACCCAGCTCGGCGGCATGCGCGGCCTGATGGCGAACCCGTCCGGACGGATCATCGAGCTCCCGATCAAGTCGAACTTCCGCGAAGGCCTGACCGTCCTTGAGTACTACATCTCGACTCACGGCGCGCGCAAAGGTCTCGCCGATACGGCTCTTCGTACCGCTGACTCGGGCTACCTGACCCGTCGCCTCGTCGACGTCGCGCAGGACGTCATCGTCCGCGAGGACGATTGCGGCACGGACAAAGGCATCACCGTCTCCAAGATCCAGGACGGCAAGGAAGTCATCGAGGACCTGTTCGACCGCATCGAGGGCCGCTACTCGTTCGAGACCGTCCGCCATCCGGAGACAGGCGAAGTCATCGTCGCCCGCAACGATCTGATCGATGCGACGAAAGCCGATGCGATCGTCAACGCCGGCATCGAGAAGCTGCAGATCCGCTCCGTGCTGAGCTGCCGCGCCCGCCACGGCGTCTGCAAGATCTGCTACGGCCGCAACCTGGCGACCGGCAAGCATGTCGAGATCGGCGAAGCGGTCGGCATCATCGCGGCGCAATCGATCGGCGAGCCGGGAACCCAGCTCACGATGCGTACGTTCCACACCGGCGGCGTTGCCGGAGACGACATCACGCAAGGTCTGCCGCGTATCCAGGAGCTGTTCGAGGCCCGCAATCCAAAAGGCCAAGCGATCATCAGCGAGCTGGACGGCGTCGTCAAGAGCATCCGCGAGACGAAGGACCGCCGCGAAATCGAGGTTCAAGGCGAAGCCGAGTCGAAAGTCTACCCGGTCAGCTACGGTTCCCGCATCCGCGTCATCGAAGGCCAGCACCTGGAAGCCGGCGACGAGCTTACCGACGGCTCCATCGATCCGAAGGAAATGCTGCGCATCAAAGGCATCCGCGGGGTACAGAACTACATCCTGCAGGAAGTCCAGCGCGTTTACCGGAACCAGGGCGTAGAAATCAACGACAAGCACGTCGAGGTCATGATCAAGCAGATGCTCCGTAAAATCCGTATCGTCGATGCGGGCGACACGAAACTTCTGCCGGGAGCCTTCGTCGACGTGCACGAATACGAGGCAGCCAACCGCGAGGTGCTGCTGTCCGGCCGCGAGCCGGCGGTCGCCAAGCCAGTGCTGCTCGGCATCACCAAAGCCTCCCTGGAGACAGACTCCTTCCTCTCCGCAGCTTCCTTCCAGGAGACGACCCGCGTCCTTACCGACGCCGCCATCAAAGGCAAGGTCGACCAGCTGCTTGGACTCAAGGAGAACGTCATCATCGGCAAGCTGATTCCAGCGGGAACGGGCATGAACCGGTACCGCAGCATCCGCTTCGTCGGCCAGGAAGACGAGATCGAGACGACCGGCGAGGAAGTCGGCGAGTCCGTAGCGGTCGAGTCTTAA
- the rpsG gene encoding 30S ribosomal protein S7 yields MPRKGPVTKRDVLPDPIYNSKLVTRLINRIMIDGKRGVAATLLYDAFKLIQERSGKDPMEVFEAALKNIMPVLEVKARRVGGSNYQVPIEVKPERRTALGLRWLVNYSRNRGERTMEERLAAEILDASNNTGAAVKKREDTHKMAEANKAFAHYRW; encoded by the coding sequence ATGCCACGCAAAGGTCCTGTAACAAAACGCGACGTACTGCCGGATCCGATTTACAACAGCAAGCTCGTTACGCGTCTCATTAATCGCATCATGATCGACGGCAAACGCGGTGTTGCTGCAACACTGCTGTACGATGCCTTCAAGCTGATTCAAGAACGTTCCGGTAAAGATCCTATGGAAGTGTTCGAAGCAGCCCTGAAGAACATCATGCCTGTACTGGAAGTCAAAGCTCGCCGCGTAGGCGGCTCCAACTACCAGGTGCCGATCGAAGTCAAGCCTGAGCGCCGTACCGCTCTCGGTCTCCGCTGGCTCGTGAACTACTCCCGCAATCGCGGCGAGAGAACGATGGAAGAGCGTCTGGCGGCTGAAATCCTCGACGCTTCCAACAACACGGGCGCTGCGGTTAAGAAGCGCGAAGACACGCACAAGATGGCAGAAGCGAACAAAGCGTTCGCCCACTACCGCTGGTAG
- the rplB gene encoding 50S ribosomal protein L2, translated as MPIKKYKPTSPARRGMSVSTFEEITTNVPEKSLLAPLFKKAGRNNQGKITVRHHGGGHKRKYRIIDFKRNKDGIAGRVATIEYDPNRTSNIALIHYVDGEKRYIIAPKGLKVGDQIVSGPSADIKVGNALPLENIPVGTLIHNIEMKPGKGGQLVRAAGTEAQLLGKEDAYAVIRLSSGEVRRILKTCRATIGSVGNEDHELVKIGKAGRSRWLGKRPEVRGVVMNPNDHPHGGGEGRAPIGRKSPMSPWGKPTLGAKTRKKKKASSQYIIRRRTK; from the coding sequence GTGCCAATCAAGAAGTACAAACCGACTTCCCCGGCCCGTCGCGGCATGTCGGTCTCGACATTCGAAGAGATCACAACGAACGTACCGGAGAAATCGCTCCTGGCGCCGCTCTTCAAAAAAGCCGGCCGCAACAACCAGGGCAAGATCACGGTTCGCCACCACGGCGGCGGACATAAGCGCAAATACCGCATCATCGACTTCAAGCGCAACAAAGATGGCATCGCAGGCCGCGTAGCGACGATCGAGTACGATCCGAACCGCACCTCGAACATCGCGCTGATCCACTATGTCGATGGCGAGAAGCGTTACATCATCGCACCTAAAGGCCTGAAGGTCGGCGACCAGATCGTTTCCGGTCCATCCGCTGACATCAAAGTGGGCAACGCTCTTCCACTGGAGAACATCCCAGTCGGTACGCTGATCCACAACATCGAGATGAAGCCTGGCAAAGGCGGACAACTCGTTCGCGCTGCCGGTACGGAAGCTCAGCTCCTCGGTAAAGAGGATGCATACGCGGTCATCCGCTTGAGTTCCGGCGAAGTTCGCCGCATCCTCAAAACTTGCCGTGCTACGATCGGTTCTGTCGGCAACGAGGATCACGAGCTCGTGAAAATCGGTAAAGCCGGCCGTTCCCGTTGGCTGGGCAAGCGTCCTGAAGTTCGCGGCGTCGTCATGAACCCGAACGATCACCCGCACGGTGGTGGTGAAGGCCGCGCTCCAATCGGACGCAAATCGCCTATGTCTCCTTGGGGCAAACCGACCCTCGGCGCCAAAACGCGGAAGAAGAAAAAAGCATCGAGCCAATATATTATTCGTCGCCGTACGAAATAA
- the rplW gene encoding 50S ribosomal protein L23: MKDPRDIIKRPVITEQSTELMASKRYVFEVDIRANKTEIKSAVEQIFNVKVSSVNTLRVPAKPKRYGRHSGYTSEWKKAFVQLSEDSKELEFFESV, translated from the coding sequence ATGAAGGATCCACGCGATATTATCAAGCGCCCGGTCATCACGGAACAATCGACGGAGCTCATGGCCTCGAAGCGCTATGTGTTCGAAGTCGATATCCGTGCCAATAAAACCGAGATCAAATCTGCTGTCGAGCAGATCTTCAATGTAAAGGTCAGCAGCGTTAACACGCTTCGCGTACCGGCTAAGCCGAAGCGCTACGGCCGTCATTCCGGTTATACGTCCGAGTGGAAGAAAGCCTTCGTTCAACTGAGCGAGGACAGCAAAGAGCTGGAATTCTTCGAGTCGGTCTAA
- the fusA gene encoding elongation factor G translates to MAREFSLANTRNIGIMAHIDAGKTTTTERILFYTGRTHKIGEVHEGAATMDWMEQEQERGITITSAATTAQWKGNRINIIDTPGHVDFTVEVERSLRVLDGAVGVFSAKEGVEPQSETVWRQADRYNVPRIAYINKMDIIGADFLNVIKDMRERLQANAVAIQLPIGAENDFVGVVDLVERVAYKYKDDLGKDPEQVEIPADLVEQAEVLRAELVEKVAELDEELMMKYLEGEEISIPELKAALRKGVVEVKIFPVIAGSSYRNKGVQMMLDAVVDYLPAPIDVPAIKGTLEDGTETTRESSDEAPFAALAFKIMTDPFVGKLTFFRVYSGVLNSGSYVVNATKDKRERVGRILQMHANSRQEINSVYAGDIAAAVGLKDTTTGDTLCDEKNPVILESMNFPEPVIQLAVEPKTKADQDKMGIALQKLSEEDPTFRAHTDEETGQTIIAGMGELHLEILVDRMLREFKVETNVGKPQVAYRETFRQAAKVEGKFVRQSGGRGQFGHVWIEFEPLEPGSGFVFENKVVGGVVPREFIGPTQAGIEESMKNGVIAGFPLVDIKATIFDGSYHDVDSSEMAFKIAGSMALKAAKDKCKPVILEPIMKVEVTIPEEYMGDVMGMLNSRRGRIEGMDSRGGAQIVRAKVPLAEMFGYSTTLRSGTQGRGVFSMELSHYEEVPKSIQEEIVSKSKSE, encoded by the coding sequence ATGGCAAGAGAGTTCTCCTTGGCAAATACGCGTAACATCGGGATCATGGCGCATATCGATGCGGGCAAGACCACGACCACGGAACGGATCCTGTTCTACACAGGCCGTACCCACAAAATCGGCGAAGTGCACGAAGGCGCAGCGACGATGGACTGGATGGAGCAGGAACAAGAGCGCGGCATTACGATTACGTCTGCCGCGACGACGGCTCAGTGGAAGGGCAACCGCATCAATATTATCGACACCCCGGGACACGTCGACTTCACCGTTGAAGTCGAGCGTTCCCTGCGCGTATTGGACGGGGCGGTTGGCGTATTCAGTGCGAAAGAAGGCGTAGAACCTCAGTCCGAAACCGTATGGCGTCAGGCTGACCGTTACAACGTTCCTCGGATTGCATACATCAACAAAATGGACATCATCGGCGCAGACTTCCTGAATGTCATCAAGGACATGCGGGAACGCCTGCAAGCCAATGCTGTTGCGATCCAACTGCCGATCGGCGCCGAGAACGATTTCGTCGGCGTGGTCGACCTGGTGGAGCGCGTCGCCTACAAATACAAAGACGACCTCGGCAAGGATCCGGAGCAAGTTGAGATTCCAGCCGATCTGGTCGAGCAAGCCGAAGTGCTCCGTGCGGAACTGGTTGAGAAAGTAGCCGAGCTGGACGAAGAACTCATGATGAAGTATCTGGAAGGCGAAGAAATCTCCATTCCAGAACTTAAAGCAGCGCTCCGCAAGGGCGTTGTCGAAGTGAAGATCTTCCCAGTCATCGCCGGCTCTTCTTACCGGAACAAAGGCGTGCAAATGATGCTGGATGCCGTAGTCGACTACCTGCCGGCTCCGATCGACGTTCCAGCGATCAAAGGTACCCTTGAAGACGGAACCGAGACGACTCGCGAGTCTTCCGACGAAGCGCCGTTCGCGGCTCTCGCATTCAAAATCATGACGGATCCTTTCGTCGGAAAACTGACCTTCTTCCGCGTTTACTCCGGCGTATTGAACTCCGGTTCCTACGTTGTCAACGCGACGAAGGACAAGCGCGAGCGGGTCGGCCGTATTCTTCAAATGCACGCGAACAGCCGTCAGGAGATCAATTCGGTCTACGCCGGCGACATTGCCGCAGCCGTAGGCCTCAAGGATACGACGACGGGCGACACGCTTTGCGACGAGAAGAATCCGGTCATCCTTGAATCCATGAACTTCCCTGAGCCTGTCATCCAGCTCGCGGTCGAGCCGAAAACCAAGGCTGACCAAGACAAGATGGGCATCGCTCTGCAGAAGCTCTCGGAAGAGGATCCGACGTTCCGCGCTCATACGGACGAAGAAACGGGTCAAACGATCATCGCGGGCATGGGTGAGCTTCACCTGGAGATCCTCGTTGACCGTATGCTCCGCGAATTCAAAGTTGAGACGAACGTAGGCAAACCGCAAGTCGCTTACCGTGAGACCTTCCGTCAAGCGGCTAAGGTCGAAGGCAAATTCGTTCGTCAATCCGGCGGCCGCGGTCAGTTCGGCCACGTATGGATCGAATTCGAGCCGCTCGAGCCAGGCAGCGGTTTTGTCTTCGAAAACAAAGTCGTCGGTGGCGTCGTGCCTCGCGAATTCATCGGCCCGACTCAAGCGGGTATCGAAGAGTCCATGAAAAACGGTGTCATCGCTGGCTTCCCGCTGGTTGACATCAAAGCGACGATCTTCGACGGATCCTATCATGACGTCGACTCCTCGGAGATGGCGTTCAAGATTGCAGGCTCCATGGCCCTCAAAGCTGCGAAAGACAAATGTAAGCCTGTCATTCTCGAGCCGATCATGAAGGTCGAAGTCACGATTCCGGAAGAGTACATGGGCGACGTCATGGGCATGCTGAACTCCCGTCGTGGACGCATCGAAGGCATGGATTCGCGCGGAGGCGCGCAAATCGTTCGTGCCAAGGTGCCGCTTGCCGAGATGTTCGGATACTCCACGACCCTGCGTTCCGGTACCCAAGGACGCGGCGTGTTCTCCATGGAACTTTCGCACTACGAAGAAGTTCCAAAATCGATCCAGGAAGAGATTGTCTCCAAGAGCAAATCGGAGTAA
- the tuf gene encoding elongation factor Tu: MAKAKFERTKPHVNIGTIGHVDHGKTTLTAAITTVLSKKYGGAAIAFDQIDKAPEERERGITISTAHVEYETPNRHYAHVDCPGHADYVKNMITGAAQMDGAILVVSAADGPMPQTREHILLSRQVGVPYIVVFLNKCDMVEDEELLELVEMEVRDLLNEYEFPGDDTPIIRGAAREALQNPDGPWAEKIVELFEQIDTYIPTPERDTAKPFLMPVEDVFTITGRGTVATGRIDRGTVKVSDEIEIIGLAEESRKSVVTGVEMFRKLMDSAQAGDNIGALLRGVDRKDIERGQVLAKPGSVKPHTNFTAQIYVLTKEEGGRHKPFFTGYRPQFYFRTTDVTGIINLPEGTEMVMPGDNITVTVELIAPIAIEEGTRFSIREGGRTVGAGAVATIQK; the protein is encoded by the coding sequence ATGGCAAAGGCTAAATTTGAACGTACTAAACCCCACGTTAACATTGGCACCATCGGTCACGTCGACCACGGCAAAACGACGCTGACGGCTGCCATCACGACGGTTCTTTCCAAAAAATACGGCGGCGCGGCAATCGCGTTCGACCAAATCGACAAAGCTCCAGAAGAGCGCGAGCGCGGCATCACGATCTCGACGGCACACGTCGAGTACGAGACGCCAAACCGCCACTACGCTCACGTTGACTGCCCAGGCCACGCCGACTATGTTAAAAACATGATCACCGGCGCAGCTCAAATGGACGGCGCGATCCTGGTTGTATCCGCAGCTGACGGCCCTATGCCGCAAACGCGCGAGCACATCCTGCTCTCCCGCCAAGTCGGCGTTCCTTACATCGTCGTATTCCTGAACAAATGCGACATGGTTGAAGACGAAGAGCTCCTCGAGCTGGTTGAGATGGAAGTACGCGACCTGCTGAACGAGTACGAGTTCCCAGGCGACGACACGCCGATCATCCGCGGCGCTGCTCGTGAAGCCCTGCAAAACCCAGACGGCCCTTGGGCTGAAAAAATCGTCGAGCTCTTCGAGCAAATCGACACGTACATCCCGACTCCTGAGCGCGACACGGCGAAGCCTTTCCTGATGCCAGTCGAGGACGTGTTCACGATCACGGGCCGCGGTACGGTTGCTACCGGCCGTATCGACCGTGGTACGGTCAAAGTCTCCGACGAGATCGAAATCATCGGTCTTGCCGAAGAATCCCGCAAATCCGTCGTTACGGGCGTTGAAATGTTCCGTAAGCTGATGGATTCCGCACAAGCTGGCGACAACATCGGCGCCCTGCTGCGCGGCGTTGACCGTAAAGACATCGAGCGCGGACAAGTTCTGGCCAAGCCAGGCTCCGTTAAGCCGCACACGAACTTCACGGCTCAAATCTACGTCCTGACCAAAGAAGAGGGCGGACGCCACAAGCCTTTCTTCACGGGCTACCGTCCACAGTTCTACTTCCGCACGACGGACGTAACGGGCATCATCAACCTGCCGGAAGGTACGGAAATGGTTATGCCTGGCGACAACATCACCGTTACGGTTGAGCTGATCGCTCCAATCGCAATCGAAGAAGGCACGCGCTTCTCGATCCGCGAAGGCGGCCGTACGGTTGGTGCCGGCGCCGTTGCAACGATCCAAAAATAA
- the rpsL gene encoding 30S ribosomal protein S12, protein MPTINQLVRKGRQAKVVKSKSPALQRGFNALKREATEISAPQKRGVCTRVGTMTPKKPNSALRKYARVRLTNKVEVTAYIPGIGHNLQEHSVVLIRGGRVKDLPGVRYHIVRGALDTAGVNNRKQARSKYGAKRPKVKK, encoded by the coding sequence ATGCCAACTATCAACCAACTGGTCCGCAAAGGCCGTCAAGCAAAAGTGGTCAAGTCCAAATCGCCAGCACTGCAACGGGGCTTCAACGCCCTGAAACGTGAGGCTACGGAAATCAGCGCTCCTCAAAAACGTGGTGTCTGCACCCGTGTAGGTACGATGACTCCGAAAAAACCGAACTCCGCGCTTCGTAAGTATGCCCGTGTTCGTCTGACGAACAAAGTAGAGGTAACGGCTTACATTCCGGGTATCGGTCACAACCTCCAGGAGCACAGCGTCGTGCTGATTCGCGGCGGACGTGTAAAAGACCTTCCAGGCGTACGTTATCACATCGTTCGCGGCGCGCTCGATACAGCAGGCGTGAACAACCGCAAGCAAGCTCGCTCCAAGTACGGCGCGAAGCGTCCGAAAGTGAAGAAATAA
- the rpsJ gene encoding 30S ribosomal protein S10, whose amino-acid sequence MAKQKIRIRLKAYDHRILDQSAEKIVETAKRSGAGVSGPIPLPTEKQIITILRAVHKYKDSREQFEQRTHKRLIDIVNPTPQTVDALMRLDLPSGVDIEIKL is encoded by the coding sequence ATGGCAAAGCAAAAGATTCGTATTCGCTTGAAAGCATACGATCACCGCATTCTTGACCAGTCTGCAGAGAAAATCGTGGAAACCGCAAAACGTTCCGGAGCAGGTGTTTCTGGACCGATTCCGCTTCCGACGGAAAAGCAAATCATCACCATTCTCCGTGCAGTACACAAGTACAAGGATTCGCGCGAGCAGTTCGAGCAGCGTACGCACAAGCGTCTGATCGACATTGTGAACCCGACTCCGCAAACGGTTGATGCGTTGATGCGTCTGGACCTGCCGTCCGGTGTCGATATCGAAATCAAACTGTAA
- the rplC gene encoding 50S ribosomal protein L3: MKGILGKKIGMTQVFTAEGNVVPVTVIEAGPCVILQKKDQENDGYEAVQLGFSDKKEKNATKPAIGHAKKANTAPKRYIREIRGINLGEYEVGQEIKADVFTEGEFVDVTGVSKGKGFQGVIKRWGQSRGPMAHGSRYHRGPGSMGSIQANRVPKGKRLPGHMGHETITIQKLEVVRVDAERNVLLVKGSIPGPKNSFVKIKQTVKK; this comes from the coding sequence ATGAAGGGTATCTTAGGCAAAAAGATCGGTATGACGCAAGTGTTCACAGCTGAAGGTAACGTCGTGCCAGTCACGGTTATCGAAGCCGGTCCATGTGTCATCCTGCAGAAGAAAGACCAAGAGAACGACGGCTATGAGGCGGTTCAACTCGGCTTCTCCGACAAAAAGGAGAAGAACGCGACGAAACCTGCAATCGGCCACGCGAAAAAAGCCAATACGGCTCCTAAGCGCTACATTCGTGAAATTCGCGGCATTAACCTGGGCGAATATGAAGTTGGCCAAGAAATTAAAGCCGACGTATTCACGGAAGGCGAATTCGTTGACGTAACTGGCGTATCCAAGGGCAAAGGCTTCCAAGGCGTTATCAAGCGCTGGGGACAAAGCCGCGGCCCGATGGCGCACGGTTCCCGCTATCATCGCGGACCTGGTTCGATGGGCTCCATCCAAGCGAACCGCGTTCCTAAAGGCAAGCGCCTGCCAGGCCACATGGGCCACGAGACGATTACGATTCAAAAGCTTGAAGTCGTACGCGTCGATGCAGAGCGCAACGTCCTGCTGGTTAAAGGCTCCATTCCGGGTCCTAAAAACAGCTTCGTAAAAATCAAACAAACGGTGAAGAAATAA
- a CDS encoding ribosomal L7Ae/L30e/S12e/Gadd45 family protein, with amino-acid sequence MNPLAYKIGTKQTARTLESRQAICVYVARDADPKLTRGIVAQSEKDGIPIKWFDSMADLGKECGIDVGAAMAAVVLDEK; translated from the coding sequence GTGAATCCCTTGGCTTACAAGATTGGCACCAAGCAGACGGCCAGGACGTTGGAATCGCGTCAAGCGATCTGCGTTTATGTGGCTCGGGATGCGGATCCGAAGCTTACTCGCGGCATTGTCGCGCAGAGCGAGAAGGATGGCATACCGATCAAGTGGTTCGACAGCATGGCGGATCTCGGCAAGGAATGCGGGATCGACGTCGGAGCTGCGATGGCCGCGGTCGTACTGGATGAAAAGTAG